Genomic DNA from Nitrospira sp.:
TGGTGATGGATCTGCTGCGTCCCGATTCGTCGGAAGCGGCCCAGGCGCTGGTGGAGCAGTATGCTGCCGATGAAGATCCCATTCTCAAACGGGACTTCTTTCATTCCTTGCTCGCGTCGTTTACCGAGGATGAAGTGGCGGCGCAGTTGGCGGAAATGAATCTCTCCAGGTTACTGATCGACGTCCCCGACGACCGGCACTGGGTTGTGGGAGGCACCATCCTCTGAGGAAGTTGCGTATGTCCGCTCACGATGCCAGGTTTGTGTGATGCCCGTTTCTCCCCAGCCGGATGTGCATCCAGGAGGATTTGCCATGAGGCTGTCCCACGCCATGGTCGGCCTGGTGGTGCTGGGTATCTGCCTGTTCGACAGCCATGTCGTTCACGCGCAGTTGGATCGATTGCGGGCGCAGAGGCCTGCTGCACTCCCACCGGTGTCTGATACTCCGTCGATTCTGATTCCCGAGGGTGAGTTTCTCATGGGCGCCGGAGGCTCTGATGCGCTTGAGGACGAGAAGCCGCAACACCTTGTCTGGCTTGATCGCTACGACATCGATCTTCATGAAGTCACGACCGCCCAATATGCCGATTTCCTTGCCCACGAACAGCGGCCGGCGCCGTGGCAATGGGAGGCCGTGGATCTGCCCCGGCATCACGATCGTCCGGTCATCGGCGTGAATTGGTTTGATGCAGAGGCCTACTGCCGATGGCGGGGGAAGCGCCTCCCGACGGAAGCCGAGTGGGAAAAGGCGGCACGGGGAACGGATGCGCGGTCCTACCCCTGGGGGAATCAGGCCCCTGAGCAGAAACGGGCCAACTTTGGGCTGGGCGCGAGATTCAGTTACAGCCACG
This window encodes:
- a CDS encoding formylglycine-generating enzyme family protein; protein product: MRLSHAMVGLVVLGICLFDSHVVHAQLDRLRAQRPAALPPVSDTPSILIPEGEFLMGAGGSDALEDEKPQHLVWLDRYDIDLHEVTTAQYADFLAHEQRPAPWQWEAVDLPRHHDRPVIGVNWFDAEAYCRWRGKRLPTEAEWEKAARGTDARSYPWGNQAPEQKRANFGLGARFSYSHVLAPVQNYEQGLSPYGLYQMAGNVGEWVADWYGTNYYEVSAPKNPAGPGSGSFRVVRGGSWSDLPKYLLAFGRLRLPPETRNSYTGFRCARTVGPAS